One genomic window of Candidatus Zixiibacteriota bacterium includes the following:
- the rpiB gene encoding ribose 5-phosphate isomerase B: MLVAVGSDHAGFEYKEKIRRILMDHDIDVLDFGPAGKDSVDYPDYGLKVARAVASGKADSGVAICWTGNGMAMTANKVKGIRAALCLTPDMVYYARLHNNANVLTLGQKYVKETDLPNIIKTWLETEFEGGRHIARLEKIAAAEKNK; this comes from the coding sequence ATGCTGGTGGCCGTTGGATCGGATCATGCCGGTTTTGAGTACAAGGAAAAGATCCGCAGGATACTTATGGACCATGATATTGATGTACTTGATTTTGGCCCCGCTGGAAAAGATTCCGTCGATTACCCGGATTATGGACTCAAAGTGGCCCGGGCCGTGGCTTCCGGTAAGGCCGACAGCGGGGTGGCCATATGCTGGACCGGGAACGGTATGGCTATGACTGCCAATAAGGTTAAGGGGATTCGCGCGGCTCTGTGTTTGACCCCGGACATGGTCTATTACGCCCGTCTTCACAACAATGCCAATGTGCTTACATTGGGGCAGAAATATGTCAAAGAGACTGATCTGCCGAATATAATCAAAACCTGGCTGGAAACCGAGTTTGAGGGTGGACGCCATATAGCGAGATTAGAGAAAATAGCGGCGGCCGAAAAAAACAAATAA
- a CDS encoding branched-chain amino acid transaminase — MPFNKVDYIWMNGKMVPWDDAKIHVLSHVVHYGSSVFEGQRCYKTPKGPATFRHQEHVDRLFNSAKIYRMEIPFTKKEIYDAMLNIIAVNGLEECYIRPVVYRGYDSLGVDPSRCPVDVAIAVWPWGKYLGPEAMEKGVKVCVSTWRRCAPDTMPMMAKSGANYASGQLIKMEALARGYVEGIALDAYGLVSEGSGENIFVVYRGKVYTPPFSNSVLPGITRDTIITLAREFNIEIAEQSIPREMLYMSDEVFFTGSAAEVTPISHIDDYQIGIGRRGPITEKLQKRLFDILEGRADDNYGWLTLVPSRENV; from the coding sequence ATGCCTTTTAATAAAGTCGATTATATCTGGATGAACGGCAAAATGGTGCCCTGGGACGATGCGAAAATCCACGTTCTGTCTCATGTCGTTCATTATGGCTCATCGGTTTTCGAGGGCCAGCGTTGCTATAAAACACCCAAGGGACCGGCCACTTTCCGTCACCAGGAACATGTGGATCGGCTGTTCAATTCCGCCAAGATATACCGCATGGAAATTCCTTTTACCAAAAAGGAGATTTACGATGCCATGCTCAATATCATTGCCGTAAACGGACTGGAAGAATGCTATATTCGGCCGGTTGTTTATCGCGGATATGATTCCCTGGGGGTTGATCCTTCCCGTTGCCCCGTCGATGTCGCCATTGCCGTCTGGCCGTGGGGGAAATATCTTGGCCCGGAGGCCATGGAGAAAGGGGTCAAGGTATGTGTCTCGACGTGGAGGCGATGCGCTCCGGATACCATGCCAATGATGGCTAAATCAGGCGCCAATTATGCCAGCGGGCAATTGATTAAAATGGAGGCGCTTGCCCGCGGTTATGTGGAGGGTATCGCTCTTGACGCTTATGGTCTGGTTTCCGAAGGTTCCGGCGAAAATATTTTCGTGGTTTACAGGGGGAAAGTCTATACGCCGCCGTTTTCGAATTCAGTCCTGCCGGGGATCACGCGCGATACCATAATCACCCTGGCACGGGAATTCAATATCGAGATTGCCGAGCAGAGTATCCCGCGGGAAATGCTTTATATGTCCGACGAAGTTTTCTTCACCGGATCGGCCGCCGAAGTCACGCCTATTTCTCATATCGATGATTATCAAATCGGGATTGGCCGGCGGGGACCGATAACCGAGAAACTTCAGAAACGGCTTTTTGATATTCTTGAGGGGCGGGCCGATGATAATTATGGCTGGCTGACATTAGTCCCCTCACGGGAGAACGTGTAA
- a CDS encoding radical SAM protein, whose translation MYIYGPVLSRRLGRSLEVSLVPSKTCTCSCVYCDQGATDRLQVIRESFYPRQDILDSVVERARDIKPDHITFTGHGEPTLSADLGWLIRQIKSKLSIDVAVMTNGSLLPDKDVRLDLNRADIINISLNAGNEKMYRSISRAHQSLDFSTILKGLIDFRRGYFGRLWIETMLIKDWNDSEEELWSIRHAIDEIEPDRVYVTIPTHPPAESWVRPPDPQTVILAQEIIGRAVPMLEVEKGEYDLRGFADARQAIIEIGSRHPLRLDQAERIEAAFVEHGTVSRLIKDDEMCEVRYDGRHYLIPKRFSNKNPNRY comes from the coding sequence ATGTATATTTATGGACCGGTTTTATCCCGCCGCCTGGGTCGCTCGCTGGAAGTCAGTCTTGTTCCGTCCAAAACATGTACCTGTTCATGCGTTTATTGTGATCAGGGAGCCACTGATCGGCTCCAGGTGATTCGGGAGTCATTTTATCCGCGACAGGATATTCTTGATTCTGTGGTTGAGCGCGCCCGGGATATAAAGCCGGACCATATAACTTTTACCGGACATGGAGAACCTACCCTGTCGGCCGATCTGGGATGGCTAATCAGGCAAATCAAATCGAAATTGAGTATTGACGTTGCAGTCATGACCAATGGTTCACTTTTGCCTGATAAAGACGTCAGACTCGATCTGAATCGGGCGGATATCATCAATATTTCACTCAATGCCGGGAACGAAAAAATGTATCGCTCAATCAGCCGGGCGCATCAGAGTCTTGATTTCAGCACTATCCTGAAAGGTTTGATAGATTTCCGGCGCGGATACTTCGGCCGTCTCTGGATCGAAACCATGCTTATCAAAGACTGGAATGACAGCGAGGAAGAACTCTGGAGTATTCGCCATGCTATCGATGAGATCGAACCAGACCGGGTTTATGTCACGATTCCGACTCATCCCCCGGCCGAAAGCTGGGTCCGGCCGCCGGATCCCCAGACCGTGATTCTGGCCCAGGAAATTATCGGCCGGGCCGTTCCGATGCTCGAGGTGGAAAAAGGGGAATATGACCTTCGGGGTTTTGCCGATGCCCGTCAGGCCATTATTGAAATCGGTTCCCGCCACCCACTTCGTTTGGACCAGGCAGAGAGAATCGAAGCGGCTTTTGTGGAACATGGGACCGTAAGTCGTTTGATCAAAGATGATGAAATGTGTGAGGTCAGATACGACGGCCGGCATTATTTAATCCCCAAGAGATTCAGCAACAAGAATCCAAACCGCTATTGA